From Candidatus Eisenbacteria bacterium, one genomic window encodes:
- a CDS encoding transposase — protein MRFTLRGRKKVNTQWNLFCMVYNLKKVHRYGEGFA, from the coding sequence GTGCGATTTACCTTACGAGGCAGGAAGAAGGTCAATACTCAATGGAACCTATTCTGCATGGTGTACAATCTGAAAAAGGTACACCGATATGGAGAAGGGTTTGCATAA